A stretch of the Perca flavescens isolate YP-PL-M2 chromosome 3, PFLA_1.0, whole genome shotgun sequence genome encodes the following:
- the LOC114552682 gene encoding sodium channel subunit beta-4, producing the protein MASVDSTGSSVSGRLRSGDLLYTGLAVALLLGVWSVGGLEVSTGKVSQLEAMNGSTVLLPCTYSSCIGIKNLYFSWHYNDNGTMNKYCEAVIPIEGVEPKVSVYHERVEFVGSSKSNNISILLWNITFEDEGEYICFARNPKEKNRNHSAIYTLIVVDQMREVDNTLTVIIVSVLGGVIGLVIIVMVIKALVVHFLLKDDEKNKECLVSSGNDNTENGLSGAKADNKGTPKA; encoded by the exons ATGGCGTCAGTGGACAGCACTGGTTCGAGTGTCTCTGGTCGGCTGAGATCAGGGGATTTACTTTACACTGGTCTGGCAGTTGCACTGCTGCTCG GTGTATGGAGTGTTGGTGGACTGGAGGTCTCAACAGGTAAAGTGTCTCAACTTGAAGCAATGAATGGCTCTACAGTCCTGCTGCCTTGCACCTACTCCTCCTGTATTGGCATCAAAAACCTCTACTTCAGCTGGCACTATAATGACAATGGGACCATGAACAAG tatTGTGAAGCGGTGATTCCCATTGAGGGTGTGGAGCCCAAGGTCAGTGTGTACCATGAGCGTGTGGAGTTTGTCGGCTCCTCAAAAAGCAACAACATCTCCATCCTGCTGTGGAACATCACCTTTGAAGATGAGGGAGAGTACATCTGTTTCGCCAGGAACCCAAAAGAGAAGAACCGCAACCACAGTGCTATCTACACTCTTATAGTGGTGGACCAAA TGAGGGAGGTTGACAATACTTTGACAGTTATCATTGTCTCAGTGCTGGGTGGAGTCATTGGCTTAGTTATCATTGTCATGGTGATAAAGGCCTTGGTCGTTCACTTCCTGCTGAAGGATGATGAGAAGAA CAAAGAGTGCCTGGTGAGCTCAGGGAATGACAACACAGAAAATGGACTTTCAGGAGCCAAAGCAGACAACAAAGGGACACCAAAGGCATGA